The Zonotrichia albicollis isolate bZonAlb1 chromosome 6, bZonAlb1.hap1, whole genome shotgun sequence genome window below encodes:
- the DGLUCY gene encoding D-glutamate cyclase, mitochondrial isoform X3, producing MLLTGGLKSLLPHVLRRTIRCNRLSISNTSGMAEGYKQANIVILHKSLADDFEKFCRANDGPLPLLYRSQPGDWKCPSLRSDSDIRTDCLQYRKYEHGACTGSLKSLKEYSEQLKDMVTFYLGCSFSSEKAIQKAGIPIRNIEQKCNASMYKTSVPCNSISMFHCNLVVTMRPIPESKLGAAVSATSGLIEAHGAPIHIGDPGAPLAFTNSPDCTFVTDLERGTVSSSGGAPQVHCISRDPLHFSIVSAEAAQKINTLETLIGVDPGERGIGHLRRQGELLAASLALSRAGSVLVTTGFPTHYSHQPPEENDGPPGALAIAAMLQALQKRVAMVTDRRAMELNTKIIEEAVQLGILKKPIPLLSYQRENANSALMFLCENGNPARPRFDHLVAIERAGMAADGNYYNARKVNIKHLVDPIDELFLAAQSIPGITTTGVGDGGNELGMGKVKDAVKKHIKNGDVIACDVEADFTVVAGVSNWGGYAIACALHVLRCCATHERYLRCALGCPRAPSQRPWLPALPSVPKEEKLLKALVQLGVRSGKTASLEMEVDGLPFHSTHSLMIEKLLQEAQH from the exons ATGCTTTTGACAGGAGGGTTGAAATCTCTCCTTCCCCATGTGCTAAGAAGAACAATTAGATGCAACAGACTCAGTATTAGTAATACTTCTGGAATGGCAGAAG GCTACAAACAGGCCAATATTGTGATTTtgcacaagtccctggctgatGACTTTGAGAAGTTCTGCCGTGCAAACGATGGACccctgccactgctgtacagaaGTCAACCAGGTGACTGGAAATGTCCTTCCCTGAGAAGTGATTCTGATATCAG AACTGATTGCCTACAGTACAGAAAATATGAGCATGGAGCTTGTACTGGATCACTGAAAAGCCTTAAGGAGTATTCTGAACAACTCAAGGACATGGTGACTTTTTATTTaggctgcagcttctcttctGAAAAAGCAATCCAAAAAGCTGGCATTCCTATCAGAAACATTGAGCAAAAATGTAATGCAAGCATGTACAAA ACATCTGTGCCTTGCAACAGCATTTCTATGTTTCACTGCAACTTAGTAGTCACAATGAGACCCATTCCTGAAAGCAAGTTGGGAGCAGCTGTGTCAGCAACATCTGGATTAATAGAAGCCCATGGAGCACCAATTCACATAGGTGACCCCG GAGCTCCGTTAGCTTTTACCAATTCTCCTGACTGCACATTCGTTACCGACCTAGAGAGAGGTACAGTCAGCTCCTCAGGAGGAGCCCCACAGGTCCACTGCATCTCTCGAGATCCTCTGCATTTCAGCATTGTGTCAGCAGAAGCAGCCCAAAAGATAAATACTCTGGAGACCCTAATTGGAGTAGATCCAG GGGAGCGGGGGATCGGGCACCTGCGGCGGCAGGGGGAGCTGCTGGCGGCCAGCCTGGCCCTGTCGCGGGCGGGCTCGGTGCTGGTGACCACGGGCTTCCCCACGCACTACAGCCACCAGCCCCCCGAGGAGAACGACGGCCCCCCGGGGGCCCTGGCCATCGCGGCCATGCTGCAGGCCCTGCAGAAACGAGTTGCCATGGTTACGGATCGCAGAGCCATGGAGCTGAATACAAAGATTATTGAAGAAGCTGTTCAACTAG GAATCCTGAAGAAGCCCATCCCTCTATTGAGTTATCAAAGGGAAAATGCCAATTCAGCGTTAATGTTTTTGTGTGAGAATGGGAATCCTGCAAGACCTAG ATTTGATCACCTGGTAGCCATAGAACGTGCTGGGATGGCTGCTGATGGCAATTATTACAATGCCAGGAAAGTTAACATTAAACATCTCGTGGATCCCATAGATGAGCTATTTTTAGCTGCACAAAGCATTCCAGGAATCACAACAACAG GTGTTGGAGATGGAGGAAATGAATTAGGAATGGGCAAAGTCAAAGATGCTGTGAAGAAGCACATAAAAAATGGAGATGTTATAGCTTGTGATGTTGAAGCTGATTTCACTGTTGTAGCTG GTGTGTCTAACTGGGGTGGCTATGCCATTGCCTGTGCCCTGCACGTGCTGCGTTGCTGTGCCACCCACGAGCGGTACCTGCGCTGCGCCCTTGGCTGCCCGCGCGCCCCGAGCCAGCGGCcctggctgccagcactgccctccgTCCCCAAG gAGGAAAAGCTTCTGAAAGCACTGGTGCAGCTCGGGGTCCGCAGTGGCAAAACTGCCAGTCTGGAGATGGAGGTGGATGGGCTGCCCTTCCACAGCACCCACTCACTGATGattgaaaagctgctgcaggaggcacaGCACTGA
- the DGLUCY gene encoding D-glutamate cyclase, mitochondrial isoform X1 produces the protein MLLTGGLKSLLPHVLRRTIRCNRLSISNTSGMAEGYKQANIVILHKSLADDFEKFCRANDGPLPLLYRSQPGDWKCPSLRSDSDIRTDCLQYRKYEHGACTGSLKSLKEYSEQLKDMVTFYLGCSFSSEKAIQKAGIPIRNIEQKCNASMYKTSVPCNSISMFHCNLVVTMRPIPESKLGAAVSATSGLIEAHGAPIHIGDPGLLGIQDLSKPDYGDPVHLHPGDIPVFWASGVTGVEAIINSRAPLAFTNSPDCTFVTDLERGTVSSSGGAPQVHCISRDPLHFSIVSAEAAQKINTLETLIGVDPGERGIGHLRRQGELLAASLALSRAGSVLVTTGFPTHYSHQPPEENDGPPGALAIAAMLQALQKRVAMVTDRRAMELNTKIIEEAVQLGILKKPIPLLSYQRENANSALMFLCENGNPARPRFDHLVAIERAGMAADGNYYNARKVNIKHLVDPIDELFLAAQSIPGITTTGVGDGGNELGMGKVKDAVKKHIKNGDVIACDVEADFTVVAGVSNWGGYAIACALHVLRCCATHERYLRCALGCPRAPSQRPWLPALPSVPKEEKLLKALVQLGVRSGKTASLEMEVDGLPFHSTHSLMIEKLLQEAQH, from the exons ATGCTTTTGACAGGAGGGTTGAAATCTCTCCTTCCCCATGTGCTAAGAAGAACAATTAGATGCAACAGACTCAGTATTAGTAATACTTCTGGAATGGCAGAAG GCTACAAACAGGCCAATATTGTGATTTtgcacaagtccctggctgatGACTTTGAGAAGTTCTGCCGTGCAAACGATGGACccctgccactgctgtacagaaGTCAACCAGGTGACTGGAAATGTCCTTCCCTGAGAAGTGATTCTGATATCAG AACTGATTGCCTACAGTACAGAAAATATGAGCATGGAGCTTGTACTGGATCACTGAAAAGCCTTAAGGAGTATTCTGAACAACTCAAGGACATGGTGACTTTTTATTTaggctgcagcttctcttctGAAAAAGCAATCCAAAAAGCTGGCATTCCTATCAGAAACATTGAGCAAAAATGTAATGCAAGCATGTACAAA ACATCTGTGCCTTGCAACAGCATTTCTATGTTTCACTGCAACTTAGTAGTCACAATGAGACCCATTCCTGAAAGCAAGTTGGGAGCAGCTGTGTCAGCAACATCTGGATTAATAGAAGCCCATGGAGCACCAATTCACATAGGTGACCCCG GTCTGCTGGGAATACAAGATCTTTCTAAACCAGACTATGGCGATCCAGTTCACCTTCACCCTGGTGACATTCCAGTGTTTTGGGCCTCAGGAGTAACAGGAGTAGAAGCAATTATCAACAGCC GAGCTCCGTTAGCTTTTACCAATTCTCCTGACTGCACATTCGTTACCGACCTAGAGAGAGGTACAGTCAGCTCCTCAGGAGGAGCCCCACAGGTCCACTGCATCTCTCGAGATCCTCTGCATTTCAGCATTGTGTCAGCAGAAGCAGCCCAAAAGATAAATACTCTGGAGACCCTAATTGGAGTAGATCCAG GGGAGCGGGGGATCGGGCACCTGCGGCGGCAGGGGGAGCTGCTGGCGGCCAGCCTGGCCCTGTCGCGGGCGGGCTCGGTGCTGGTGACCACGGGCTTCCCCACGCACTACAGCCACCAGCCCCCCGAGGAGAACGACGGCCCCCCGGGGGCCCTGGCCATCGCGGCCATGCTGCAGGCCCTGCAGAAACGAGTTGCCATGGTTACGGATCGCAGAGCCATGGAGCTGAATACAAAGATTATTGAAGAAGCTGTTCAACTAG GAATCCTGAAGAAGCCCATCCCTCTATTGAGTTATCAAAGGGAAAATGCCAATTCAGCGTTAATGTTTTTGTGTGAGAATGGGAATCCTGCAAGACCTAG ATTTGATCACCTGGTAGCCATAGAACGTGCTGGGATGGCTGCTGATGGCAATTATTACAATGCCAGGAAAGTTAACATTAAACATCTCGTGGATCCCATAGATGAGCTATTTTTAGCTGCACAAAGCATTCCAGGAATCACAACAACAG GTGTTGGAGATGGAGGAAATGAATTAGGAATGGGCAAAGTCAAAGATGCTGTGAAGAAGCACATAAAAAATGGAGATGTTATAGCTTGTGATGTTGAAGCTGATTTCACTGTTGTAGCTG GTGTGTCTAACTGGGGTGGCTATGCCATTGCCTGTGCCCTGCACGTGCTGCGTTGCTGTGCCACCCACGAGCGGTACCTGCGCTGCGCCCTTGGCTGCCCGCGCGCCCCGAGCCAGCGGCcctggctgccagcactgccctccgTCCCCAAG gAGGAAAAGCTTCTGAAAGCACTGGTGCAGCTCGGGGTCCGCAGTGGCAAAACTGCCAGTCTGGAGATGGAGGTGGATGGGCTGCCCTTCCACAGCACCCACTCACTGATGattgaaaagctgctgcaggaggcacaGCACTGA
- the DGLUCY gene encoding D-glutamate cyclase, mitochondrial isoform X2 yields MAEGYKQANIVILHKSLADDFEKFCRANDGPLPLLYRSQPGDWKCPSLRSDSDIRTDCLQYRKYEHGACTGSLKSLKEYSEQLKDMVTFYLGCSFSSEKAIQKAGIPIRNIEQKCNASMYKTSVPCNSISMFHCNLVVTMRPIPESKLGAAVSATSGLIEAHGAPIHIGDPGLLGIQDLSKPDYGDPVHLHPGDIPVFWASGVTGVEAIINSRAPLAFTNSPDCTFVTDLERGTVSSSGGAPQVHCISRDPLHFSIVSAEAAQKINTLETLIGVDPGERGIGHLRRQGELLAASLALSRAGSVLVTTGFPTHYSHQPPEENDGPPGALAIAAMLQALQKRVAMVTDRRAMELNTKIIEEAVQLGILKKPIPLLSYQRENANSALMFLCENGNPARPRFDHLVAIERAGMAADGNYYNARKVNIKHLVDPIDELFLAAQSIPGITTTGVGDGGNELGMGKVKDAVKKHIKNGDVIACDVEADFTVVAGVSNWGGYAIACALHVLRCCATHERYLRCALGCPRAPSQRPWLPALPSVPKEEKLLKALVQLGVRSGKTASLEMEVDGLPFHSTHSLMIEKLLQEAQH; encoded by the exons ATGGCAGAAG GCTACAAACAGGCCAATATTGTGATTTtgcacaagtccctggctgatGACTTTGAGAAGTTCTGCCGTGCAAACGATGGACccctgccactgctgtacagaaGTCAACCAGGTGACTGGAAATGTCCTTCCCTGAGAAGTGATTCTGATATCAG AACTGATTGCCTACAGTACAGAAAATATGAGCATGGAGCTTGTACTGGATCACTGAAAAGCCTTAAGGAGTATTCTGAACAACTCAAGGACATGGTGACTTTTTATTTaggctgcagcttctcttctGAAAAAGCAATCCAAAAAGCTGGCATTCCTATCAGAAACATTGAGCAAAAATGTAATGCAAGCATGTACAAA ACATCTGTGCCTTGCAACAGCATTTCTATGTTTCACTGCAACTTAGTAGTCACAATGAGACCCATTCCTGAAAGCAAGTTGGGAGCAGCTGTGTCAGCAACATCTGGATTAATAGAAGCCCATGGAGCACCAATTCACATAGGTGACCCCG GTCTGCTGGGAATACAAGATCTTTCTAAACCAGACTATGGCGATCCAGTTCACCTTCACCCTGGTGACATTCCAGTGTTTTGGGCCTCAGGAGTAACAGGAGTAGAAGCAATTATCAACAGCC GAGCTCCGTTAGCTTTTACCAATTCTCCTGACTGCACATTCGTTACCGACCTAGAGAGAGGTACAGTCAGCTCCTCAGGAGGAGCCCCACAGGTCCACTGCATCTCTCGAGATCCTCTGCATTTCAGCATTGTGTCAGCAGAAGCAGCCCAAAAGATAAATACTCTGGAGACCCTAATTGGAGTAGATCCAG GGGAGCGGGGGATCGGGCACCTGCGGCGGCAGGGGGAGCTGCTGGCGGCCAGCCTGGCCCTGTCGCGGGCGGGCTCGGTGCTGGTGACCACGGGCTTCCCCACGCACTACAGCCACCAGCCCCCCGAGGAGAACGACGGCCCCCCGGGGGCCCTGGCCATCGCGGCCATGCTGCAGGCCCTGCAGAAACGAGTTGCCATGGTTACGGATCGCAGAGCCATGGAGCTGAATACAAAGATTATTGAAGAAGCTGTTCAACTAG GAATCCTGAAGAAGCCCATCCCTCTATTGAGTTATCAAAGGGAAAATGCCAATTCAGCGTTAATGTTTTTGTGTGAGAATGGGAATCCTGCAAGACCTAG ATTTGATCACCTGGTAGCCATAGAACGTGCTGGGATGGCTGCTGATGGCAATTATTACAATGCCAGGAAAGTTAACATTAAACATCTCGTGGATCCCATAGATGAGCTATTTTTAGCTGCACAAAGCATTCCAGGAATCACAACAACAG GTGTTGGAGATGGAGGAAATGAATTAGGAATGGGCAAAGTCAAAGATGCTGTGAAGAAGCACATAAAAAATGGAGATGTTATAGCTTGTGATGTTGAAGCTGATTTCACTGTTGTAGCTG GTGTGTCTAACTGGGGTGGCTATGCCATTGCCTGTGCCCTGCACGTGCTGCGTTGCTGTGCCACCCACGAGCGGTACCTGCGCTGCGCCCTTGGCTGCCCGCGCGCCCCGAGCCAGCGGCcctggctgccagcactgccctccgTCCCCAAG gAGGAAAAGCTTCTGAAAGCACTGGTGCAGCTCGGGGTCCGCAGTGGCAAAACTGCCAGTCTGGAGATGGAGGTGGATGGGCTGCCCTTCCACAGCACCCACTCACTGATGattgaaaagctgctgcaggaggcacaGCACTGA